A genomic segment from Triticum dicoccoides isolate Atlit2015 ecotype Zavitan chromosome 1A, WEW_v2.0, whole genome shotgun sequence encodes:
- the LOC119283430 gene encoding ammonium transporter 2 member 1-like — MAYAAGSPAVPDWLNKGDNAWQLTAATMVGIQSMPGLVVLYGSIVKKKWAVNSAFMALYAYASSLLVWVLVGFRMAFGERLLPFWGKAGVALSQDYLVGRAKLSATERGSTPLVEPFYPEATLVLFQFEFAAITLILLAGSVLGRMNIKAWMAFTPLWLMLSYTVGAFSLWGGGFLYHWGVIDYSGGYVIHLSSGIAGFTAAYWVGPRLKSDRERFSPNNILLMIAGGGLLWMGWAGFNGGAPYAANITASIAVLNTNVSAATSLLTWTCLDVIFFGKPSVIGAVQGMMTGLVCITPGAGLVQTWAAVVMGIFAGSVPWFTMMILHKKSALLMKVDDTLAVFHTHAVAGLLGGVLTGLLATPELMMMESSVPGPKGAFYGGGIKQVGKQLAGAAFVIVWNLVVTTLILLGIGLFVPLRMPDDQLMIGDDAAHGEEAYALWGDGEKFDATRHDVSRGAGGEREMGTAEQRLAGMGARGVTIQL, encoded by the exons ATGGCGTACGCGGCGGGCTCGCCGGCGGTGCCGGACTGGCTGAACAAGGGCGACAACGCGTGGCAGCTGACGGCGGCGACGATGGTGGGCATCCAGTCCATGCCGGGCCTGGTCGTCCTCTACGGCAGCATCGTGAAGAAGAAGTGGGCCGTCAACTCGGCCTTCATGGCGCTCTACGCCTACGCCTCCTCGCTGCtggtgtgggtgctggtggggttcCGCATGGCGTTCGGCGAGCGGCTGCTGCCCTTCTGGGGCAAGGCCGGCGTGGCGCTGTCGCAGGACTACCTCGTCGGCCGCGCCAAGCTGTCGGCGACGGAGCGCGGGAGCACGCCGCTGGTGGAGCCCTTCTACCCGGAGGCGACGCTGGTGCTGTTCCAGTTCGAGTTCGCGGCCATCACGCTCATCCTGCTGGCGGGCTCCGTGCTGGGCCGCATGAACATCAAGGCCTGGATGGCCTTCACGCCGCTCTGGCTCATGCTCTCCTACACCGTCGGCGCCTTCAGCCTCTGGGGCGGCGGCTTCCTCTACCACTGGGGCGTCATCGACTACTCCGGCGGCTACGTCATCCACCTCTCCTCCGGCATCGCCGGCTTCACCGCCGCCTACTGG GTGGGACCGAGGCTGAAGAGCGACCGGGAGCGGTTCTCCCCGAACAACATCCTGCTCATGATCGCCGGCGGCGGGCTGCTGTGGATGGGGTGGGCCGGGTTCAACGGCGGCGCGCCCTACGCCGCCAACATCACGGCGTCCATCGCCGTGCTCAACACCAACGTCAGCGCGGCGACGAGCCTCCTCACCTGGACCTGCCTCGACGTCATCTTCTTCGGCAAGCCGTCCGTCATCGGCGCCGTCCAGGGCATGATGACCGGCCTCGTCTGCATCACCCCCGGCGCAG GGCTGGTGCAGACGTGGGCGGCCGTGGTGATGGGCATCTTCGCGGGCAGCGTGCCGTGGTTCACCATGATGATCCTGCACAAGAAGTCGGCGCTGCTGATGAAGGTGGACGACACGCTGGCCGTCTTCCACACGCACGCCGTGGCGGGGCTCCTCGGCGGGGTCCTCACGGGGCTCCTGGCCACGCCGGAGCTGATGATGATGGAGTCGTCGGTGCCGGGGCCCAAGGGCGCCTTCTACGGCGGCGGCATCAAGCAGGTGGGCAAGCAGCTGGCCGGCGCGGCGTTCGTGATCGTGTGGAACCTCGTGGTCACCACGCTCATCCTGCTCGGCATCGGGCTGTTCGTGCCGCTGCGGATGCCCGACGACCAGCTCATGATCGGCGACGACGCCGCGCACGGGGAGGAGGCCTACGCGCTGTGGGGCGACGGCGAGAAGTTCGACGCCACGCGGCACGACGTGTCCAGGGGCGCCGGCGGCGAGAGGGAGATGGGCACCGCGGAGCAGCGGCTCGCCGGCATGGGAGCCAGGGGCGTCACCATCCAGTTGTAG
- the LOC119283441 gene encoding histone H4 encodes MSGRGKGGKGLGKGGAKRHRKVLRDNIQGITKPAIRRLARRGGVKRISGLIYEETRGVLKIFLENVIRDAVTYTEHARRKTVTAMDVVYALKRQGRTLYGFGG; translated from the coding sequence ATGTCCGGCCGCGGCAAGGGAGGCAAGGGGCTCGGCAAGGGCGGCGCCAAGCGCCACCGGAAGGTGCTGCGCGACAACATCCagggcatcaccaagccggcgatcCGGCGCCTCGCTCGGAGGGGCGGCGTGAAGCGCATCTCCGgcctcatctacgaggagacccgcggcgtgctcaagatcttcctcgagaacgTCATCCGCGACGCCGTCACCTACACGGAGCACGCCCGCCGCAAGACCGTCACCGCCATGGACGTCGTCTACGCGCTCAAGCGCCAGGGCCGCACCCTCTACGGCTTCGGCGGCTAG